From Aegilops tauschii subsp. strangulata cultivar AL8/78 chromosome 5, Aet v6.0, whole genome shotgun sequence:
ggggggggggggggggggagtggtgATCAGGCAGGTCGACAAAGATAATGGTGAACATGGGGTTGCTCAACGACGACTGTGGTAAGGTCACTCAGGCGGTTGACAAGTAATGAGCGTTCAATGGGCTTAGATGGAGGTCTCATCGGGGCACACCTTATGTTTTGTACCACGACAAAAGAGGCAGTCACTTATCTAAGAACAGTGGAAAGGTGTCACACCCTATGTTTTGTATTGCGACATAATTTATACAAATGATTTTTTGAGGCATTAAAAACCTTTGAGAATCATAAGTAGCTTAATTGAATTTAATTGCCTGTACTAGATCTTTATTGCCTCAAGGAGAAGGAGATGTGGAGGAAGGAGCATAGAAAGAAGGCAGAGATAGGAGACGGACTGACTAGTGAGGTCGATGATGACAAAGGTGACGATAGCTAGCTTGAAGATGGCAGTGTTGAGGCTGAACTAGGCTTCCCATGGATAATGAACATCCCGATAGTCTTATAGGAAGACCTAGGCGCGGTACTACCCTGACCTAATGGTGGCGAGATTACAAGAGAACTTGAAAGAAATAAAAATCAGATCCTGGTACATGGAGAAACTCCCGCCTTCTCCAACTTACATATGTAGATGGTGCATCGATAGTTGTTGCGATTGGAGTTTCACCCCAACACTGGAACAAGAGTCTTTTCCACACACGTGGCCACGAGGTCATTGAACTCTGTCAGGAAACACCGACGACATCAATTAGACGGACCAATGGCTTGGAGAAGACGGCGATGCTATATTCGAAGATGAATGTCACCACAAAACTCCCCAGATTTCGACTCCTAGATCCAGGAAACACAAGTTCGTAAAGCTCCTCGGCGACTCGCTGGTAGGAGGTGTACCTGGAGAACCGAAAGGTCATCCCAAGTTGTGGCCACCTCCCCAAAGCAACGATGCCGAGGAACAAACACTAATATCGTCGATATGAAGAACCGACTGGGACACAATGCTACTAGCTCATTGACGCCGTTTTAGAGGAGCAACTTTGGGGTGAGAAAGAAGATGAGACATAATTATATTCTACAAGGCGGTGCGTCCGCCACCATAGCGCTGCCAAGCAAAACCGAAACCTACAATCTACACGCCAAAATCACATATCCGGGGTTCCCCCACCCTCTCATTCCTAGAGCATCCGACGGAGCAAGATAGGACCTATGGCCTTCTAGTGGTGAGACAAGGGAACTCAGCCGCCTCTTTTTTCGCCTATCGGTGAGCTGTAGCAGGGCAGCTATAGTTTGAAACATGCGAGATGGTGGTGGATCTAAGAGCCGCGTGGAGGAGAGAAAGGGAGAGACGACTAGGGCTAAAGATTGCGGCGACACATGGAGAGGACACTGTAAGAGTGAGGGAGGGTGCATGTGCGTGGAGCCGAGGAGGGGTGAGTGGAAAACAGAGGGTTGCGCGTTATGCCTAAGGCAGCTTCCAACGGCTTTAGCATGGAGCTTTATATCACTTGGCAATCTGCATAGAGATAAACAGAGTAACACGAGCAAGCGAAGCAGTAGTCATCATAATAAAGGTGACGAAACCTCCTTCGATATTCATCCGTCCGTCAATTTATGAGTAATGATCATGATTATGCATGAgagcaatatgatgtaaaatacCCCGACTCAATCCTAACATCATGCCTACTATGTCCAAAAGAATGCCTCCATCAACCAGCTCAAAATCAAATTCAAGTGCTTACAAATGACAGGAACCATCCATCCATGTGTTCTCTCTCACCACAGGAGCATCAAGCCACCTGCCGCGGCAGCCAGCAGCCCCAAGCAATTCGCGACACCGACATGCCCGGCGCTCGTCGAGTCCGCCTTGCCGTTCCCGGCGCCCGCTTTGCCGCCGCCCGGGCTGGGGGCGATGTCCGACGCCCCCGACTCCGGCgcgggcgccggcgccggcgccagcGGCGGGTCCTTGCTGAAGAGCTGCATGGGCAGGAGCACGTTGTTGATGGAGTAGACGGCGATGGGCTTGGTGGCGTAGACGCTGCTGGAGATCTTGGGCTTGGACCACATGGACTCGACGCTGATGCTGCCCATGTCGTCGGTGAGGTTGAGCGTGTAGGGCGAGCCGGCGAAGGTGTTCACCGGGTTGAGCGAGCTGAGGTTCCTGAACTGCGCCAGCGGGTAGTACTTGGGGAAGGCGTGGTAGAGGAGCAGCGTCTTGAGCTGGTCGCCGGTGAGGTTGGAGAAGGTGGACTTCTTGAGCGCCGCGAAGGCCGAGTCCTTGGGGACGAAGATGGTGATGCCCTCGTCGGTCTTGTTGGCCTGGGCCTGGAAGGTCTCGATCACCTTCGTCTTCTGCAGGTAGCCGAGGAAGGTGTGGAACGGGCCGGCCACGTCGAGGAGCGCCGCCAGGTCCACGTAGCGcggggccggcgccggcgccggagcgaggGACGGCGGAATTGACACCGACACCGGCGAGGGCGCCGGTGGACTCTTCTGGGCTGATGCTGGGGAACAGAGGAGGACTGCCAGAACGGCTGCGGTGAAAGCGGCCGCTTTGAACTCCATGGTCACCACCGCTTGCTTGCCTTCTCTTCTTCCCTGATCCAAATCCCCTGAGATCACGCAGGAAGTTTCAGAGAGCGTTACAACTTTCAACTCAGAACCTGAATACTCTGTGGTGGTTTGATCTGAATGATCAACATGTTGCTGCTTGATACGTACTACTACCAAGAAGAAAAACGGCAAGATCTATCATCCGTTTGAGTGCATGTTTCAGCATTCAGATCAACAATTTCAACATTTGGTGATCGATCCACTCACCACCCACTATCGCCGACAGGGAAACTACACGCAAAAGAACCATTTCAGGCATCAGGATCACTAGATCCAGTGCAGTAGGACCTACGGTATAGGTGCCGCATTATAGTAAATTAGTTGTTATACCTACCAAATCACGATTGCCATATAAAGTAGTTTTGCTTGAACAAAAAGAAAGCCGTGTAGATCTCAGCACAAGGACAAAAAGGCCCGAACCAACTACCAAGCTGTAACACTTTTCTGCCTGCCTACACCAAGCGATCACACAGTCTCTGCTTCGACTTGAAGAAAATGCAGCCATCATGTTCGACACAAACACAGAAAAGACTAAATCTCATGGGCTAGCCAGGGCTGAAGAACTCTGGAAAGACTACACAAGCATCCTACTGACGAAATGGCATAGACTTGCAGAACTTTGAAATTACATAACGAGTTGACGACATCACATTGCAAACGCAGAGGAGAATTGAAGGGGGGAGCAAACCTGAGCAGGGCAGGGAAGGCGAGGAcgggagaagaagaggagaggctgGCAAGGGTGCTGCCGAGAGGAGGCGACGCTATATAAAAGGTTGGTGTTCGTGCTCGtgcagggaggaggaggaggaggaggaggaggtggtggtggctaAATAACAATAATTCATTAGGTTGATATGGTGATGGGTGGCAGCTGGTGTTGCGGGTCAGTTGGTGCGGAACGGGGGAGCTGCTGCTGGCCAGGCATTAGCTGCTGCGCTTCCTTTCTGTGTCTGTTCTCTGGTCTCTCTTGAGTAAATCGCACTACTTCTTATCGGTGCTGGTGGTACAATTGGTGTCCTTGTGTTCGGTTTAATTCCTGTATGTACTTTCTCTGGTACAGTACAATTGTGTATATTGTACATAAGTGAGCATCGATGCACGACCATTTTGATTCAGTCGTCCGGTGATCTCCGACAGTACTTGGGTACTGGTATTTGTCTTGCCCTTTCTACACATTCTATTCTCATCTTTATGATCCTgtccctttttttttcttctgatGAGAGGTACGGACATAGCACATAAACACTGGGCATGGTTAACTAGTACTGCTAGGAGTAGTTTCCTTGTAAAGCCCGTTACTGCATTGCAGGGGTTGTCATTACCTTGTCGTGGTGTGGTTTTCTTCCTGCCAAACTTTGACTTCTGAAACTCAAGTTGCACACTAGTGcacatttttttctcttttgcggGAAGCACACTAGTGCATTTGTTTAACGGATCGTATGCAAAACCACAAGATGCACCATTGACTAGTGCAAACTTTTTTACTCACCGTCTGACACAAGATTCATCAGGCCCCAAACGATTTTTGTTACATTTTTTTTACCGTTTTCGAGGAAAATGTCATGTGGATAAATAATTCCATTTGTTTTCTGATCCCTATGTTGACCAGAATTAAATGGTGTGCCCTATCCTCTATGTACCATGTAGAAGCAGAAAATTTCAGAGAAGATTCCTGATAATAGGTACGATAGGCTTCAGGATTGCATTCCAAGTTCAGACTTCAGAGGACATAACTCAAATTTGCAGTAGCAGCAGTACTCTCTTGAATTAAAAGGAAATCGCTGTACATATGAGTAGTTTAGTCTGCTTAGACCTTGCATGTACTAGAAAAATACCTTAATTAAACACTGCCGGTTAGTATTAAGGATATTCGTGTGAGGATCCAACGTGGTTTATAAATATAACAATGTAAAAAAATGCTACTTTTCGGTCAGAAGGATCCTTCCAACTTGCGTGGTACTCAAAGTACCATCACCCAACCCATTTTCCTTAAAAGAAGCCGAGCACCGATCTTTCACCAATGACAGTGACAAATTGCATTCAGCTAACCTGTTGCCGTGAGGATGATCTTTCTAGAAAAAGAATGAAATAAACATTAATTAGAACTAAATAGCTTCCGTAGAGTCATCGTATACTCACATAAAGATGATATGGAATCTGAACAATAGTAtgtcttctctctctctctctctctcaaacagGCGGCCAAACGCGGGTCATTTCATATTAGAATCAAATGTGAAAGAAGGCACAAAGAGTACAACCAGCCAAAAGACCAAGCATAACAAAGCAGACAAACCAAAACAAAATAAAAGCAACATCAAAACAGTAGTAGAAGAGAATAGAAAAAGAACTACACAGAAAAGCTAAGAAACTAAGCCAGCACCTGTAGTTGTCTTTGTGTTGGCTCTGTGGAAACTGCGAGAACGTCTTACCCTACCGAGGGCGACGGTTTCGTGTTAAATAGCCAGGAGCTGATCCCTGGGATATGCGTACATGTTGGTTGAGATTACAAATGTAGGATACAAGAAAGGAAGGTTCGGTTACAGAGATAAGATCAACTCAAACAACCTATCTATATCCTGCGCAACTAACTCTATGTAGACTTGTGCTTCAAGTATACGCATATGTTTAACACCCTCCCTTAATCACAACTTGGACATGTTGAGATTACGCTTGAATTCTTCAAAAGCTTTTGTGGGCAATGCTTTTGTAAACCCATCTGCAACTTGATCTTTGGAATGAATGAACCGAATGTCCAGTTGCTTGTTAGCAACTCTTTCTCTGACAAAGTGGAAAtcaatttcaatgtgctttgttcTAGCATGAAAAACAGGGTTAGCTGACAAGTATGTAGCACCAAGATTGTCACACCACAGACATGGAGCTTGAATGCATTTTATACCAAGTTCCTTTAGTAAGGACTGAACCCAAATAATTTCTGCGGTTGCATTTGCAAGTGCTTTATACTCTGCCTCTGTACTTGACCTAGAAACAGTAGCTTGTTTCTTTGCACACCATGAGATGAGATTTGGTCCATAGAACACTGCAAAACCACCTGTTGAGCATCTGTCATCTAAGCATCCTGCCCAATCAGAATCAGTAAAAGCACTAACAAGTTTAGAGGATGACTTGCTAAAAGTGAGACCAGTGTTCAAAGTGTTCTTGACATATCTGACAATTCGTTTAGCAGCAGTCCAATGAGCTGTGGTGGGTGCATGAAGAAACTGACATACTTTGTTAACAGCAAATGAAATATCGGGTCTCGTGAGAGTCAAGTACTGAAGTGCACCTACCAAGCTTCTGTAGTTGGTGCTATCCTCTTGATTCAAGGGATCTCCTTCAGTGAGAGACAATTTGTCAGAACTGGACAATGGAGTTGGTGATGGTTTACATCCTTGCAATCCAGCTCGCTTTACAAGACCAGTTGCATATTTTTCCTGAGTAAGATGAAGATCATTACTAGATTTCTTTACCTCAATACCCAAGAAATAGTGTAGATCTCCTAGATCTTTGAGAGCAAACTCAGCACTTAGATCTTTCAACAATCCTGCCACTGCCTCATTAGATGAACTTGCcacaataatatcatcaacatagatgAGCAAGAACATGGACGTATTGAACTTGTTGTAAATAAATAATGAGGTGTCAGCCTTGGAAGGAGTAAACCCAAGTGCTTGTAGTTTGTGACTGAGACGCTGGGGGCTTGTTTTAACCCATATATTGCTTTATCAAGTTTGCAAACATGAGAGGGTAACCTTTTGTCCTCAAACCCAGGAGGTTGCTTCATGTAAACATCCTCTTCCAGAACGCCATGGAGGAATCCATCCCCTGGACATAGCAATAGACAAAACAAGACGAATCATGGCAGCTTTTACTACTGGACTAAAGGTATCCTCATAGTCTAGACCATAACGTTGCTTGAATCCTTTTGCAACTAGTCTAGCCTTGTAACGATCTATAGTTCCATCAGAGTTTTGTTTTATCCTGAAGACCCATTTACAATCAATTAAATTTTTACCTTGCTTTGGGGGAACTAGGTGCCAtgttttgtttttctgaagagcCATGAATTCTTCATCCATGGCCTTTTTCCATGTTGCATTTCCTAATGCTTCTTGGAGTGTCGCAGGTTCACCTGCAGAGCATGCCAAACCAAATTTTGTGATGGTTTTATAATTAATAGGTTTGATTACCCCTTGTTGAAGTCGTGTCCGGTGCGGCGTAGGAGACACAACAACAACGTCCGGCATAGAGGATCCAGATTCTCCCCCTGCAGCGCCAGATCCCGAGGGGGATCGAGCTACAGAAGATGCCGGCGCGCTGGGATCCTCTGCGGCTGCGGGTCGACGCACAGGTGAAGAAGCGGGTGCAGACGATCCAGGGTCGAGTCCCCCCGACACGGCATCATGCCGCAATGATGAGCCAGGGGCCCCGGACCACGCAGCCGGGTCAGAATCGGTCGGGCGGCGCGTCTGTCGCCGGGTGTAGCACCGGCTCGCATCGGTTGGCCACCGAATCGGAGGAAGACTCGCCAGGCGCGCGTGGCCCCGCCGGGCGGATCACAGGCGACCGCGCGTTCGCGCCTGAGAGGCTGGGGCTGTCGCTGTCACGGGCCGCAGATTCCGACGCGCTGCAGCGCGCCAGCGGCTCGAATCCCGCAGCAGATTCGCTGCCAGGGTGCTGCATCGCCGATCCCGAGGGGGATTTGCTCCCCGGGAATGGACACATAAAATGTGCCTCATGTGTTGCACTGTCTTGCACAATTTCTTCACCATTTTCTTCAGAATTTTCACCTGCATCACCAGAGGACTCATGCACACGATGATGAGGGTTAGTCAACAGTGGTGCATTGCAATTATTTTCCCCGTGATCACCATTGATAAGATGTGAGGGCAGAAGAAGGATTTCTTGACGAAGAAGTGCTCCGGCATTTGGGTGGAGATCACGAAAGGGAAAGTGAGTTTCATCGAAGACAACGTCACGAGATATGTAGACGCGACCGGTGGACACATCGAGACATTTTACACCTTTGTGTTGGGCACTATACCCAATAAAAACGCACCGTTTGGACCTGAACATAAGCTTACGGGTGTTGTAAGGTCGTAGATTGGGCCAACACGCACACCCAAAGACACGAAGGGAGTTGTACTCCGGTTTGGTGTGAAAGAGTTTTTCAAGAGGAGTTTCAAAGTTAAGAACTCGACTAGGTAACATGTTTATGAGATGCACAGCAGTAAGAAAGGCCTCATCCCAGAATTTAAGAGGCATAGATGCACGTGCAAGAAGGAAAAGTCCCACTTCAACAATGTGGCGGTGCTTGCGTTCAGCCGACCCATTTTGTTGGTGGGCGTGTGGGCAAGAGACTTGGTGAGATACGCCAAGTGTTTGGAAGAAGGAGTTTAATTTTTCGTACTCCCCTACCCAGTCTGATTGAACTGCAATTATTTTACTATCAAACTTGCGTTCAACTAAAGCTTGGAAGTTCTGAAAAACTTGGAAAACGTCGGATCTTTTCTTAAGAAGATTGATCCACGAATATTTGCTATAGTCATCAATGAAACTGACGTAATAAGTATGTCTACCAACAGAGGAAGGGGCCGGACCCCACACATCAGAAAATACAAGTTGCAATGgtttggtagaaatacttgtagAAATTGGATAAGGCAATTGATGGCTTTTAGCCTTTTGACATGAATCACAAATTGTTTCATTGTCACGCTCTTCATATGAGAGCTTATTTTTCCTAAGTAATTTGTCAACTAAAGAAAAAGATGCATGCTCTAAACGATCATGCCACCGAGATGATGAAAGCTTGATAGCACCACAAGCTTGTTTATTTTGCCTCCTAAGTTCAGGAATCAACGGATAGAGCCCTCGAACACATCTACCTCGATATAGGATTTTCCTCGTGGCCTGATCCTTGATAAAAAAGAAGAACAGATGAAATTCAATAAAGACATGATTATCAAGGGCTATATGATGAACAGAAAGTATATTCATGGAGGCTTTAGGGACATGTAAGATTTTTCGAAGATGAATTTTTCAGTGAGGGGTTTTAATAATTGAATGACCAACGTGACGGATCCTCATACCTTCTCCGTTTGCAGCGTGAATCTGGTCGGATCCGCGGTACTTCTCCCTCATGGTGACTTTCTCAAGCTCACCCGTGATGTGGTTTGT
This genomic window contains:
- the LOC109751003 gene encoding fasciclin-like arabinogalactan protein 7, with protein sequence MEFKAAAFTAAVLAVLLCSPASAQKSPPAPSPVSVSIPPSLAPAPAPAPRYVDLAALLDVAGPFHTFLGYLQKTKVIETFQAQANKTDEGITIFVPKDSAFAALKKSTFSNLTGDQLKTLLLYHAFPKYYPLAQFRNLSSLNPVNTFAGSPYTLNLTDDMGSISVESMWSKPKISSSVYATKPIAVYSINNVLLPMQLFSKDPPLAPAPAPAPESGASDIAPSPGGGKAGAGNGKADSTSAGHVGVANCLGLLAAAAGGLMLLW